The following coding sequences lie in one Hyphomonas adhaerens MHS-3 genomic window:
- a CDS encoding CTP synthase produces the protein MIRYIFITGGVVSSLGKGIASAALGALLQSRGYGVRLRKLDPYLNVDPGTMSPRQHGEVFVTDDGAETDLDLGHYERFTGVSARQSDNITTGRIYKHIIEKERRGDYLGATIQVIPHVTNEIKDFVLSDPGEGVDFVLCEIGGTVGDIEGLPFFEAIRQLGQELGPDRACFIHLTLLPYIPAAGEMKTKPTQHSVKELRSIGIQPQVLLCRCDRPIPENEKGKIASFCNVRPSSVIEARDVRHIYDVPEAYHAQGLDKEVLAHFRIDDAPEPDLSGWQKIANTIHNPDGEVCIGLVGKYTDVPDAYKSVAEALSHGGLANNVKVEVKLINSEEFDDEHRPLDILEGVHGIILPGGFGERGAHGKMRAARFARERKVPCFGICYGMQMSVIEAARHMAGIEDANTTENEPKTKSPLVGLMEEWTKGNEKVTRDENTDKGGTMRLGAYPARLTEGSKVAEIYGALDISERHRHRYEVNAAYMDALEKAGGLFSGKSPDGTLPEIFEIPTHPWFIGVQYHPELKSRPFQPHPLFASFIEAAVKQSRLV, from the coding sequence ATGATCCGCTATATTTTCATTACCGGCGGCGTGGTGTCCTCCCTTGGAAAGGGTATCGCTTCCGCCGCCCTCGGCGCATTGCTGCAATCTCGCGGCTATGGTGTCCGTTTGCGCAAACTCGATCCGTATCTGAACGTCGATCCCGGCACGATGAGTCCCCGCCAGCATGGCGAGGTGTTCGTCACCGACGATGGTGCCGAGACCGATCTCGATCTGGGCCACTACGAGCGTTTCACGGGCGTGTCTGCACGGCAGTCGGACAACATCACCACCGGACGGATTTACAAGCATATCATCGAGAAAGAGCGCCGCGGCGACTATCTCGGCGCGACAATCCAGGTCATTCCGCACGTCACAAACGAGATCAAGGACTTCGTCCTCTCCGATCCGGGAGAGGGCGTTGATTTCGTGCTCTGTGAAATTGGCGGGACAGTCGGCGACATCGAAGGCCTGCCGTTCTTTGAAGCCATCCGCCAGCTCGGCCAGGAACTGGGGCCGGACCGCGCCTGCTTCATCCACCTGACACTGCTGCCCTATATTCCGGCCGCCGGCGAGATGAAGACCAAGCCGACCCAGCACTCGGTGAAAGAACTCCGCTCCATCGGTATCCAGCCACAGGTGCTCCTGTGCCGGTGTGACCGCCCGATCCCGGAGAACGAAAAAGGCAAGATCGCCAGCTTCTGTAACGTCCGTCCGTCCAGCGTGATCGAAGCGCGTGACGTGCGTCATATCTACGATGTGCCCGAAGCGTATCACGCGCAGGGACTCGACAAGGAAGTGCTGGCGCACTTCCGGATCGATGACGCGCCGGAGCCCGACCTTTCAGGCTGGCAAAAGATCGCCAACACGATCCACAATCCCGATGGCGAGGTCTGTATCGGCCTTGTCGGAAAATACACCGATGTTCCCGACGCTTATAAGTCGGTTGCCGAGGCCCTCAGCCATGGCGGCCTGGCCAATAACGTCAAGGTCGAGGTGAAACTCATCAATTCCGAAGAGTTTGATGATGAGCATCGTCCGCTGGACATTCTGGAAGGCGTGCACGGCATTATCCTGCCGGGCGGGTTCGGCGAACGCGGGGCGCACGGCAAGATGCGGGCGGCACGGTTCGCCCGGGAGCGGAAGGTGCCGTGTTTCGGCATCTGCTACGGCATGCAGATGTCCGTGATCGAGGCGGCCCGCCACATGGCTGGCATTGAAGACGCAAACACGACTGAAAACGAACCAAAGACAAAATCGCCGCTCGTTGGCCTCATGGAGGAATGGACCAAAGGCAACGAAAAAGTGACGCGCGACGAGAATACCGACAAGGGCGGCACGATGCGCCTTGGCGCTTACCCGGCCCGCCTGACGGAGGGCAGCAAGGTCGCGGAGATCTATGGGGCTCTGGATATATCCGAACGCCACCGTCACCGGTATGAGGTCAACGCAGCCTATATGGATGCGCTGGAAAAGGCTGGCGGGCTGTTCTCCGGAAAGTCACCGGATGGCACATTGCCAGAGATATTCGAGATTCCGACGCATCCCTGGTTCATTGGGGTTCAGTATCATCCGGAACTGAAATCCCGCCCGTTCCAGCCGCATCCTCTGTTCGCAAGCTTCATCGAAGCGGCCGTCAAACAGAGCCGTCTGGTCTAG
- a CDS encoding SDR family NAD(P)-dependent oxidoreductase: MQAVIIGAGGGIGAALVAQCAADPAIEKLHIVSRHPAASRGKISSYSADITNETSLAELANVLKRETDLRLILVATGILSDGDKLQPEKSLRHQSADAFDQVFRINTFGPALVAKHLLPIMPRRGRAVFAALTARVGSIGDNRLGGWHAYRASKAALNMLIRNYGIEQARLNPDFIVAGLHPGTVDTSLSRPFQKNVPDQQLFSPTESAKHLLRVIDGLTPADSGKCFDWAGKEIPA; this comes from the coding sequence ATGCAGGCGGTCATAATCGGTGCTGGCGGCGGCATAGGTGCAGCGCTTGTCGCGCAATGCGCTGCAGATCCCGCAATCGAAAAACTCCACATCGTTTCCCGTCATCCGGCTGCCTCACGGGGAAAGATCAGTTCATATTCAGCTGACATCACGAACGAGACCAGCCTCGCGGAATTGGCCAACGTTCTGAAACGTGAGACCGACCTGAGGCTCATTCTGGTCGCGACCGGAATTCTGTCCGACGGCGATAAACTTCAGCCTGAAAAGTCACTTCGCCACCAGTCAGCGGACGCCTTTGATCAGGTGTTCCGTATAAATACGTTTGGGCCAGCCCTGGTCGCCAAGCACCTGCTTCCCATCATGCCGCGCCGGGGGCGTGCAGTTTTTGCCGCTTTAACGGCCCGTGTCGGCTCGATCGGCGATAACCGTCTGGGCGGGTGGCATGCCTATCGTGCCTCGAAAGCCGCGCTCAACATGCTTATCCGGAATTACGGGATTGAACAGGCGCGCCTCAATCCGGATTTCATCGTCGCCGGGCTTCATCCCGGAACCGTTGACACGTCCCTGTCCCGCCCATTCCAGAAGAATGTGCCCGACCAGCAGCTTTTCTCGCCTACTGAGTCAGCAAAACACCTCTTGCGAGTCATCGACGGCCTGACGCCGGCCGATAGCGGCAAGTGCTTCGACTGGGCGGGAAAAGAGATACCTGCCTAG
- the secG gene encoding preprotein translocase subunit SecG — protein sequence MQNVILVIHILASLVMIGLVLVQKSEGGGLGIGGGGGGSNSLLSGRGAAGAVVRSTILFGAIFFTTSLALTTLANRSTDNRSDIERVLAPEDSAPSPSAPTDLFDPSAPLLSGQAGLSDDSVAVPETAPDTVESEGDAAAEPETPAPESSNPQ from the coding sequence ATGCAGAACGTTATCCTCGTGATCCACATCCTCGCCAGCCTGGTCATGATCGGGCTGGTGCTGGTCCAGAAGTCTGAAGGCGGCGGTCTCGGAATCGGCGGCGGCGGTGGTGGCTCGAATTCCCTGCTGTCAGGCCGTGGTGCCGCCGGCGCTGTCGTGCGTTCGACAATTCTTTTCGGGGCAATCTTCTTCACGACCAGCCTGGCGCTGACGACGCTGGCCAATCGCAGCACTGACAACCGGTCGGATATTGAGCGGGTACTGGCTCCGGAAGATTCTGCTCCGTCTCCAAGTGCTCCAACAGATCTGTTCGATCCGTCGGCGCCGCTGCTCTCCGGGCAGGCGGGCCTGTCGGATGACAGCGTGGCCGTGCCGGAAACGGCCCCAGACACAGTAGAAAGCGAGGGTGATGCTGCAGCAGAGCCGGAAACACCTGCTCCTGAAAGCAGCAATCCCCAATAA
- a CDS encoding SAM-dependent methyltransferase — MHDFNFVKRAMAGGDVGFAEAYMDGEWSTPDLTEVLRFFSANFEATGKLAVGGAVVRWVNMVRHVFSSRNTREGAKKNIEAHYDLGNDFYSLWLDPSMTYSSAVFENQNMTLEQGQQAKYRNICDRIGAGPTSEILEIGCGWGGFAEFAAKQRGSKVTCLTISPSQRDYAMQRMQREGLNERVEIRLEDYRDHAGKYDGVASIEMFEAVGESYWPSYFAKIFETLKDGGKAALQIITIDDDLFPRYRKRVDFIQRHIFPGGMLPSEKALKEQFHLAGLRHDGVTYFGQDYARTCREWSRAFNDAWEQISKLGFDEPFRRMWNFYLAYCEAGFSDARINVGQFQLSKA; from the coding sequence GTGCACGACTTTAATTTTGTCAAACGTGCGATGGCTGGCGGAGATGTCGGCTTTGCCGAGGCCTATATGGATGGCGAATGGTCTACGCCAGACTTGACGGAAGTCCTTCGCTTCTTCTCTGCCAATTTCGAGGCAACCGGCAAGCTGGCTGTCGGTGGTGCGGTTGTCCGCTGGGTCAACATGGTTCGCCATGTCTTTTCAAGCCGGAACACGCGCGAAGGCGCAAAGAAGAATATCGAGGCGCACTACGACCTCGGGAACGATTTCTATTCCTTGTGGCTCGATCCCTCGATGACTTACTCTTCTGCGGTTTTCGAAAACCAGAACATGACCTTGGAACAAGGACAGCAGGCGAAATATCGGAACATCTGTGATCGGATTGGTGCCGGGCCGACGAGCGAAATCCTCGAGATCGGATGCGGCTGGGGCGGGTTTGCAGAGTTCGCCGCGAAGCAACGCGGATCGAAAGTAACGTGTCTCACGATCTCCCCTTCCCAACGCGATTATGCGATGCAACGGATGCAACGAGAAGGCCTCAACGAGCGGGTTGAAATCCGGCTGGAGGACTACCGCGATCATGCTGGAAAGTATGATGGCGTCGCTTCAATCGAAATGTTCGAAGCCGTCGGCGAATCCTACTGGCCCAGCTATTTCGCGAAGATTTTTGAAACACTGAAAGACGGCGGCAAGGCCGCGTTGCAGATCATCACAATCGACGACGACCTGTTCCCCAGATACCGCAAGCGCGTCGACTTCATCCAGCGCCACATCTTCCCCGGTGGCATGCTGCCCAGTGAGAAAGCGCTCAAGGAACAATTCCATCTGGCCGGTCTGCGCCATGACGGCGTGACCTATTTCGGACAGGATTACGCCCGCACCTGCCGTGAATGGTCCCGCGCGTTCAATGATGCCTGGGAGCAGATTTCCAAACTCGGCTTTGACGAGCCTTTCCGGCGCATGTGGAACTTTTACCTCGCCTATTGCGAAGCGGGCTTTTCGGATGCCCGCATCAATGTCGGCCAGTTCCAGCTGTCCAAGGCCTGA